In the genome of Ignavibacteriales bacterium, one region contains:
- a CDS encoding histidine kinase, whose product MRHKIREILLVSSLYDYYLFEEDGRLYELIRQEYQTLNLSQAPEITHVTTGEEALELANSDTHFDLIITTLHIEDMHVVKFAQMFRKAGNDAPIILLAYDNRERKELVSNYDTSIFERIFIWQGDYRLLIGIIKYAEDRLNVENDSSSVGVQSIILVEDNVKFYSSYLPLIYTEIFNQSQRLISEGVNLTHKFLRMRARPKILLCTNYEEAWSYFEKYEEFVLGIITDINFKYQGVKDPEAGIKFAMNVKAKQKDIPILLQSSNPEFAERAHQVGASFIVKGSPRLLHELRNFMVNNFGFGDFVFQTPGGQIVGRAQNLRELEEQLRIVPDESILYHAEGNHFSKWLKARTEFWLAHKLRPSKVTDFQSITHLRNELINALKSYKGYRQRGIITDFNKETFDPKNSFARIGSGSLGGKARGLGFINTLINNNKVRHRFEDVEIVVPSAIVIATDMFDQFLAENKLDVFALHETDDDIITQRFIEADKIPSTLIDKLIEYLEVIKDPLAVRSSSLLEDSQFQPFAGVYETYMIPNNNPDIKVRFAELIQCIKCVYASTFYRKAKDYMKATAYRLEEEKMAVIVQRLVGAPREERFYPDFAGVAKSYNFYPVPPQKSTDGIAQVALGLGWTVVAGGNTVRFCPRYPKHLLQFFSTKETIKNAQQDFYALNLSRETPHNLSKPLDVLVQRYDLEIAEGDQTLNYVGSTYSAENDAVYDGISRHGNRVVTFAPILKHKAFPLAEILDLLLELGTWGMGVPIEIEFAVNLKVEIDKPKEFALLQMRPLVISHESEELDVDSDSADELLCHSQQVLGNGIIGGLYDVVVVDYQKFERAKSREAANEVSHINTRLVNEKRPYLLIGVGRWGSLDPWLGIPVTWDQIAGAAAIVESGFKDLNVTPSQGSHFFQNITSFRIGYFTVNAAFDMGFIDWDWLRDQNAEEELEFTRHIRFDKPITVKINGHKNRGIILKPGSNGTT is encoded by the coding sequence ATGCGCCACAAGATACGGGAGATACTTCTCGTATCAAGTTTATATGATTATTACCTGTTTGAAGAAGACGGAAGATTGTATGAACTCATCCGGCAGGAGTACCAGACTCTTAATCTTAGCCAGGCACCGGAAATAACTCATGTTACAACCGGTGAAGAAGCGCTTGAACTTGCAAACAGCGATACACACTTCGATCTTATCATTACCACACTTCATATTGAAGACATGCACGTTGTTAAGTTTGCTCAGATGTTCCGCAAAGCAGGTAATGATGCACCTATAATTTTACTCGCTTATGATAACAGGGAAAGAAAAGAATTAGTATCGAATTATGATACTTCAATCTTTGAACGGATTTTTATCTGGCAGGGTGATTACCGGCTACTGATAGGAATTATTAAATATGCCGAAGACAGACTTAATGTGGAAAATGATTCAAGCAGTGTTGGTGTTCAATCAATAATCCTTGTTGAGGACAATGTAAAATTTTATTCTTCCTACCTCCCGCTGATATACACGGAAATATTCAATCAGTCTCAAAGACTTATATCTGAAGGGGTCAATCTCACTCATAAGTTTTTAAGAATGAGAGCACGTCCCAAAATTTTATTGTGTACAAACTATGAAGAGGCATGGAGCTATTTTGAAAAGTATGAAGAGTTTGTTCTTGGAATTATCACAGATATAAATTTTAAATACCAGGGTGTTAAAGATCCTGAAGCGGGAATCAAGTTTGCTATGAATGTAAAAGCCAAACAAAAAGATATCCCGATTCTGCTTCAATCAAGTAACCCTGAATTTGCTGAACGGGCGCACCAGGTCGGAGCTTCATTCATTGTGAAAGGCTCACCGAGGTTATTGCATGAACTTAGAAATTTTATGGTGAATAATTTCGGGTTCGGTGATTTTGTGTTCCAGACACCCGGTGGACAGATTGTCGGAAGAGCACAGAATTTAAGAGAGCTTGAAGAACAGCTCAGGATTGTTCCCGATGAAAGTATTCTTTACCATGCGGAAGGAAATCATTTTTCAAAATGGCTGAAGGCAAGAACTGAATTCTGGCTTGCTCATAAACTCAGACCAAGCAAGGTAACAGATTTTCAATCTATCACTCACCTTCGAAACGAACTGATAAATGCTCTTAAAAGTTATAAGGGATACAGGCAGCGCGGCATCATTACAGATTTTAATAAAGAAACCTTTGATCCGAAAAATAGTTTCGCTCGTATCGGGTCCGGTTCGTTAGGCGGAAAAGCTCGCGGACTTGGATTTATTAATACACTTATTAATAACAATAAAGTACGTCATCGCTTCGAGGATGTTGAGATTGTTGTTCCCTCTGCAATTGTTATCGCGACAGATATGTTTGATCAGTTCCTTGCGGAAAATAAACTGGATGTATTCGCACTGCACGAAACTGATGACGATATTATAACACAAAGATTTATAGAAGCGGATAAAATTCCTTCCACACTTATTGATAAGCTTATTGAATATCTCGAAGTTATCAAAGATCCACTCGCCGTTCGTTCTTCAAGTTTATTAGAAGACTCCCAGTTCCAGCCTTTTGCCGGTGTGTATGAAACTTATATGATACCGAATAACAACCCCGATATTAAAGTACGCTTCGCAGAACTTATCCAGTGCATCAAATGTGTTTATGCATCAACCTTTTACCGCAAAGCAAAAGACTACATGAAAGCTACTGCCTACAGACTTGAAGAAGAAAAGATGGCAGTGATTGTTCAGCGTTTAGTGGGTGCACCGCGTGAGGAAAGATTTTATCCGGATTTTGCCGGTGTCGCAAAGTCGTATAATTTTTATCCTGTTCCACCACAAAAATCTACAGATGGTATTGCACAGGTTGCGCTTGGACTCGGCTGGACAGTTGTAGCAGGCGGCAACACAGTAAGATTTTGTCCAAGGTATCCCAAACATCTTCTTCAATTCTTTTCAACGAAAGAAACAATTAAAAATGCTCAACAGGATTTTTACGCGTTGAACTTAAGCCGTGAAACTCCGCATAATCTTAGCAAGCCGCTTGACGTTCTTGTTCAGCGGTATGATCTTGAAATTGCTGAAGGTGATCAGACACTTAATTATGTAGGTTCAACTTATTCTGCTGAAAATGATGCGGTGTATGATGGTATTTCACGACATGGCAACAGGGTTGTAACTTTCGCACCGATACTTAAACATAAAGCTTTTCCTTTAGCAGAAATTCTTGACCTTCTGCTTGAACTGGGAACGTGGGGAATGGGAGTTCCAATTGAAATTGAATTTGCCGTTAACTTGAAAGTTGAAATCGATAAACCAAAAGAGTTTGCACTTCTCCAGATGCGCCCGCTTGTTATCAGTCATGAATCAGAAGAACTTGACGTTGATTCAGATTCAGCAGATGAACTATTATGCCATAGCCAGCAGGTTCTCGGCAACGGCATCATTGGCGGACTATATGATGTTGTTGTTGTTGACTACCAGAAATTTGAGAGGGCAAAAAGCAGAGAGGCTGCAAATGAAGTCAGTCACATTAATACAAGACTTGTCAATGAGAAGAGACCTTATTTATTAATTGGTGTCGGACGCTGGGGAAGCCTTGATCCGTGGCTTGGTATTCCTGTTACCTGGGATCAGATTGCTGGCGCCGCAGCGATTGTTGAATCCGGCTTCAAAGATTTAAATGTAACACCATCACAAGGCTCACATTTTTTTCAGAATATAACTTCATTCCGTATTGGATACTTTACTGTCAATGCTGCTTTCGATATGGGATTTATTGATTGGGATTGGCTTCGTGATCAGAATGCTGAAGAAGAACTTGAATTCACAAGGCACATTCGTTTTGATAAACCGATAACAGTTAAAATAAACGGACATAAAAACCGTGGAATTATTTTGAAACCCGGTTCTAATGGAACAACATAA
- a CDS encoding PAS domain S-box protein, translating to MQKKFLTEELFNAIDDAVCLIGVNRNIIFSNQSFSKFFNDDEPADKNFIKYFVPEQRSEVQKLLDNCVETDKPLRTEKEILLRDKRKIWVEFTLSRIDSSEEKLFLVNLREITKRKQYELELLRSESKYRNVFNQANDPMFVCYLNYGETISNFIDVNEVACRNLGYSKEELLGMNPSSLMFNNNENEQTRIVERLWNDKHFIFTSTCITNDKRKIPNEISAHLFDLNDRPAVLFIARDLSQREEAENKIIEVSEKLRNLALHLQNVREEERAMIAREIHDELGQMLTYLKIQVTLAGKKIHDDPELSKNKIDSSLKLIDDSVEAVQRITSQLRPTLLDELGLAAAIDWQVKDFSARTGIQYSIQLPKDEPILAKEKLTAVFRIFQEALTNVARHANASKIFVTMNEFKNNLILEIRDNGKGITQSQVNSPNSLGVLGMKERALVFGGDVVIKSSMKSGTTVLVEVPME from the coding sequence GTGCAGAAAAAATTCCTCACTGAAGAACTATTCAATGCAATCGATGATGCCGTTTGCCTGATCGGCGTGAACAGAAATATCATATTCTCCAACCAGTCATTCTCAAAATTTTTTAACGATGATGAGCCCGCTGATAAAAACTTCATAAAATATTTTGTTCCTGAGCAGAGATCCGAGGTTCAAAAACTTTTGGATAATTGTGTGGAAACTGATAAACCTCTCCGAACGGAAAAAGAAATTCTTCTAAGGGACAAGCGAAAAATCTGGGTTGAGTTTACATTAAGCAGAATTGATTCATCTGAAGAAAAATTATTTCTGGTCAACCTAAGAGAAATTACGAAGCGTAAACAATATGAACTGGAACTGCTCAGAAGTGAAAGTAAATACCGTAATGTTTTCAACCAGGCGAATGATCCAATGTTTGTATGCTATCTCAACTACGGTGAAACAATAAGTAACTTTATTGATGTTAATGAAGTTGCATGCAGAAATCTTGGTTATTCAAAAGAAGAATTACTTGGGATGAATCCTTCATCTTTGATGTTCAACAATAATGAAAATGAGCAGACAAGAATAGTCGAACGACTCTGGAATGATAAACATTTTATTTTTACTTCAACTTGCATTACAAATGATAAAAGAAAAATTCCGAATGAAATAAGCGCGCATTTGTTTGATTTGAATGACAGACCTGCCGTTCTTTTTATCGCGAGAGATTTAAGTCAGCGTGAAGAAGCAGAAAACAAGATCATCGAAGTTTCTGAAAAACTCAGGAACCTTGCACTTCATTTACAGAATGTACGTGAAGAAGAACGAGCAATGATTGCAAGGGAAATTCATGATGAACTTGGACAGATGCTGACCTATCTGAAGATCCAGGTTACGCTTGCGGGTAAAAAAATTCATGATGATCCTGAACTGTCAAAAAATAAAATTGATTCATCATTAAAACTTATTGATGATTCAGTTGAAGCTGTACAAAGGATAACATCGCAGCTTCGCCCCACACTGCTTGATGAGCTTGGATTGGCAGCGGCAATAGACTGGCAGGTTAAAGATTTCAGCGCAAGGACAGGTATTCAATACTCAATACAACTTCCAAAAGATGAACCAATATTGGCAAAAGAAAAATTAACTGCTGTTTTCAGGATATTCCAGGAAGCACTTACAAATGTTGCGCGTCACGCAAACGCAAGTAAAATTTTTGTGACAATGAATGAGTTCAAAAATAATCTTATACTTGAAATAAGAGATAACGGTAAAGGTATAACACAAAGCCAGGTCAACAGCCCAAATTCACTTGGTGTTCTTGGAATGAAAGAACGCGCTCTTGTATTTGGCGGAGATGTTGTAATCAAAAGTTCTATGAAGAGCGGAACTACAGTTCTTGTTGAAGTTCCGATGGAATAA
- a CDS encoding response regulator transcription factor has protein sequence MINILIADDHAIVREGLKQIVAEEPDMKVTGEASNADEVISKMNDKVFDVVVLDINMPGKSGLDVLKDLRIQHPEIPVLILSMYAEEQYGIRALKAGASGYLKKVSAPDELVSAIRKIVAGGKYVSASLAENLAKSVDENYSKLPHENLSDREFEVMCRIASGETAENISDILSISIHTFYSYRNRILEKMKMKSNVELTQYVLNNKLIQ, from the coding sequence ATGATTAACATACTTATAGCAGACGATCACGCGATTGTGAGAGAAGGTTTAAAACAAATTGTAGCTGAAGAACCCGATATGAAGGTTACAGGCGAAGCATCGAATGCGGATGAAGTGATTTCAAAAATGAATGATAAAGTTTTTGATGTGGTTGTACTTGATATAAATATGCCCGGCAAATCAGGTCTTGATGTATTAAAAGATTTGCGGATTCAGCATCCTGAAATTCCCGTGTTAATATTAAGTATGTATGCTGAAGAACAGTATGGAATAAGGGCACTTAAAGCCGGTGCTTCCGGTTATCTGAAAAAAGTCAGCGCACCCGATGAACTTGTATCGGCAATCAGAAAAATTGTCGCCGGCGGAAAATATGTCAGCGCATCACTAGCTGAAAATCTTGCAAAATCTGTTGATGAAAATTACAGTAAACTTCCTCATGAAAATTTATCGGACAGAGAATTTGAAGTAATGTGCAGAATTGCTTCCGGTGAAACAGCGGAAAATATTTCAGATATATTATCTATCAGCATTCATACCTTCTATTCATACCGGAACAGGATTCTCGAAAAAATGAAAATGAAATCAAATGTAGAACTAACCCAGTACGTTTTAAACAACAAACTGATACAATAA
- the gdhA gene encoding NADP-specific glutamate dehydrogenase: MSNYVKDLMAEVKAKNPAEPEFHQAVLEVAESLALVLERHPEYRAAKILERIIEPERVLMFRVPWVDDQGEVHINRGFRIEMNSAIGPYKGGLRFHPSVNLGILKFLAFEQVFKNSLTTLPMGGGKGGSDFDPKGKSDLKIMRFCQAFMSELFRHIGPDTDVPAGDIGVGGREIGYLFGQYKKLRNEFTGVLTGKGLNWGGSLIRPEATGYGAVYFAAEMLSTRNQTLEGKNCLVSGSGNVAQYTIEKINELGGKAVTVSDSNGYIYDEKGITPQKLAYIMELKNVRRGRIKEYADKFKEAVYTELNPNADHNPLWSHKAHCAFPSATQNEINGKDAQNLINGGVYVVSEGANMPTHIDGVKIFLDNKILYGPGKAANAGGVATSGLEMSQNSMRLPWTREEVDNRLRMIMKSIHKTCVDVADRFGTPGNYVNGANIGGFLKVADAMIDQGVV, translated from the coding sequence ATGTCCAATTACGTAAAAGACCTGATGGCAGAAGTAAAAGCAAAAAATCCTGCCGAACCTGAATTTCACCAGGCAGTTCTTGAAGTTGCAGAATCACTGGCTCTTGTACTTGAGCGACACCCGGAATACCGTGCTGCAAAAATCCTTGAAAGAATTATCGAACCGGAACGCGTATTAATGTTCCGTGTACCATGGGTTGATGACCAGGGCGAAGTGCATATTAACAGAGGTTTCAGAATTGAAATGAACAGTGCAATCGGTCCATACAAAGGCGGACTTCGTTTTCACCCTTCTGTTAATCTTGGCATTTTAAAATTCCTTGCTTTCGAACAGGTTTTCAAAAACAGTTTGACAACACTACCTATGGGCGGCGGTAAAGGCGGTTCTGATTTCGATCCTAAAGGAAAAAGCGATTTAAAGATCATGCGTTTCTGCCAGGCTTTCATGAGTGAACTGTTCAGACATATTGGACCCGATACAGATGTACCTGCCGGTGATATTGGTGTCGGCGGACGCGAGATCGGTTATCTCTTTGGTCAATACAAAAAATTAAGAAATGAATTTACCGGTGTACTTACAGGAAAAGGTTTGAACTGGGGCGGTTCACTTATTCGTCCTGAAGCAACAGGTTACGGCGCAGTTTATTTTGCTGCTGAAATGCTTTCAACGCGCAATCAAACTCTTGAAGGAAAAAATTGTCTTGTATCAGGTAGCGGAAATGTTGCTCAATACACAATTGAAAAAATAAATGAACTTGGCGGTAAAGCTGTTACAGTTTCAGATTCCAACGGATACATTTATGATGAAAAAGGTATAACACCTCAAAAACTTGCGTACATAATGGAACTGAAAAATGTAAGACGCGGAAGAATTAAAGAGTACGCGGATAAATTCAAAGAAGCAGTCTATACTGAACTAAATCCGAATGCAGATCACAACCCGTTGTGGAGCCATAAAGCTCATTGCGCATTCCCGAGTGCAACACAAAATGAAATAAACGGAAAAGACGCACAGAATCTCATCAATGGTGGTGTATATGTTGTAAGTGAAGGCGCAAACATGCCGACACATATCGATGGTGTAAAAATATTCTTAGACAACAAGATACTTTACGGACCTGGCAAAGCTGCTAACGCTGGCGGTGTTGCAACGTCAGGACTTGAAATGTCACAGAACAGTATGCGCTTACCATGGACACGCGAAGAAGTTGACAACAGGTTAAGAATGATCATGAAGAGTATTCACAAAACCTGTGTCGATGTTGCTGATAGATTCGGAACACCCGGCAACTATGTTAACGGCGCAAACATAGGCGGATTCTTAAAGGTCGCAGATGCAATGATCGATCAGGGCGTTGTATAA
- a CDS encoding histidine kinase: protein MRLRIRDVLLVSSLYDLYLFEEDGRLYELIRNEYQGLSLSHSPELTRVSSGHDAINLARDEKRFDLIITTLHIEDMHALQFAKLVKESGLKIPVVLLSHDNKELTNLIMNYDTSMFDKIFIWQGDFRIIIAIIKFLEDKLNVDHDTRMVGVQSIIVIEDNVRYYSSFMPIIYTEILKQSQRLISEGINLTHKFLRMRARPKILLCSNYEEAMKYYQRYKEFLLGIISDIDFPRAGRQDSEAGIHFANEVKKEHPDIPILLLSNNASNEKLADDVNSSFILKDSHLLLNELRQFMNQYFSFGDFIFRTDEGIEVGRANDLRSLEDQLKIVPEESIIYHASRNHFSNWLKARTEFWLAHRLRPRKVTDYISTEELRQDLIFSLRNYRHMRQRGIITDFSKETFDPRSSFARIGGGSLGGKARGLGFVNTLINNYNVRNQFPGTKIFVPSAVVLGTDVFDQFIDDNNLRKFALNTNDDEEITKRFIEAEKFPAEVLGELSAFLEIIREPLAVRSSSLLEDSQYHPFAGVYETYMLPNSHGNPLIRLNDLLNTIKRVYASTFYQSAKDYIKVTSYRLEEEKMAVIVQKMIGVTHADRFYPDISGVARSYNFYPLPPQKSVDGVVSVALGLGKTVVDGGNTIRFCPKYPTDLIQFYSNDESINSTQHDFYALDLTGKSDFGFATHDLLQKKFLLDVAEKDGTLHYVGSVYSPENDRISDGLSRPGTRIVTFGPILRNKLFPLPEIIDLLLDMGTWGMGTPVEIEFAVNMSVEKDMPREFGLLQMRPLVISRESEELNIEELDQKDMICVSNQVLGNGIIREIYDVVYVDYHSFDRARSRDVAREVSAFNQKLISENRPYLLIGVGRWGTLDPWLGIPVNWEQIAGAKAIIETGFKEMSVEPSQGSHFFQNITSFMIGYFTVNEHKHQGFINWDWLLSQTPVESKEFTRVLRFEKPITIKMNAHQNKGIIYKP from the coding sequence ATGCGTTTGCGCATCCGGGATGTTCTTCTCGTATCAAGTCTGTACGACCTTTACCTGTTTGAAGAAGACGGAAGATTGTATGAGCTGATCAGAAACGAATACCAGGGTTTAAGTTTAAGTCACTCACCGGAATTAACAAGAGTTTCAAGCGGTCACGATGCAATAAATCTTGCACGCGATGAAAAACGTTTCGACCTGATAATTACAACACTTCACATTGAAGACATGCACGCTTTGCAGTTTGCCAAGCTGGTTAAGGAATCGGGTTTAAAAATTCCTGTTGTACTACTTTCGCACGATAATAAAGAACTCACCAACCTGATAATGAATTACGACACCTCGATGTTCGATAAAATTTTTATCTGGCAGGGTGATTTCAGAATTATCATTGCTATAATAAAATTCCTTGAAGATAAACTTAATGTTGATCACGATACAAGAATGGTTGGCGTTCAAAGTATAATTGTTATCGAAGACAACGTACGATACTATTCTTCATTCATGCCGATCATTTACACGGAAATTTTAAAACAATCACAGAGATTAATTTCTGAAGGGATTAATCTTACTCACAAATTTTTAAGAATGCGTGCCCGCCCGAAAATTCTTCTTTGTTCAAACTACGAAGAAGCGATGAAGTACTACCAGAGGTATAAAGAATTTTTACTCGGGATAATTTCTGATATAGATTTTCCAAGAGCCGGGCGGCAGGATTCTGAAGCAGGAATTCATTTTGCTAATGAAGTAAAGAAGGAACATCCCGATATCCCTATACTACTGCTTTCAAATAATGCTTCTAACGAAAAACTTGCTGATGATGTAAACTCCTCTTTCATTTTAAAAGATTCCCATCTTCTTCTTAACGAGTTACGGCAGTTCATGAACCAGTATTTCAGTTTTGGTGATTTTATTTTCAGAACAGATGAAGGAATTGAAGTAGGTCGTGCGAATGATCTCCGAAGCCTGGAAGACCAGCTAAAAATAGTACCGGAAGAGAGTATAATATATCACGCATCCAGGAATCATTTTTCAAACTGGTTGAAAGCAAGAACTGAATTCTGGCTTGCGCATCGTTTACGACCAAGAAAAGTAACAGACTATATTTCAACCGAAGAACTCCGCCAGGATCTTATTTTTTCTCTTAGAAACTACCGGCACATGCGACAGCGCGGCATCATTACGGATTTTTCAAAAGAAACATTTGACCCCAGAAGCAGCTTTGCAAGGATCGGCGGCGGGTCGCTTGGCGGTAAAGCACGCGGACTCGGATTCGTTAACACACTCATCAACAACTACAATGTCCGCAACCAGTTTCCCGGTACAAAGATTTTTGTTCCGTCTGCTGTTGTGCTTGGTACAGATGTATTTGATCAGTTCATTGATGATAACAATCTCAGGAAGTTTGCATTAAACACAAACGATGATGAAGAGATAACAAAAAGATTTATTGAAGCAGAAAAATTTCCGGCTGAAGTTCTGGGTGAACTTTCCGCGTTCCTTGAAATTATACGTGAGCCGCTTGCTGTGCGTTCATCAAGTCTTCTTGAAGATTCTCAGTACCACCCCTTTGCCGGTGTATATGAAACTTATATGCTGCCAAACAGTCATGGCAATCCGCTCATTCGTTTAAATGATTTGCTGAACACAATTAAACGTGTTTATGCTTCTACATTTTACCAGAGCGCAAAAGATTATATAAAGGTTACATCGTACAGACTTGAAGAAGAAAAGATGGCTGTGATTGTTCAGAAGATGATTGGTGTAACTCATGCAGATCGTTTTTATCCCGATATATCAGGGGTCGCGCGATCATATAACTTTTATCCGCTTCCGCCGCAAAAGTCTGTTGACGGTGTTGTGTCTGTCGCGTTAGGTTTAGGCAAAACAGTTGTTGATGGCGGAAATACAATAAGGTTCTGTCCAAAGTATCCGACTGACCTTATCCAGTTTTATTCAAATGATGAATCGATAAATTCAACACAGCATGATTTTTATGCTCTTGATCTGACAGGTAAATCAGATTTCGGATTTGCAACACACGATCTTCTTCAGAAAAAATTTCTTCTTGATGTTGCTGAAAAAGACGGAACACTTCACTATGTCGGTTCAGTATATTCACCTGAGAATGATAGAATATCGGATGGACTATCACGACCCGGTACACGCATTGTTACATTCGGACCGATACTAAGAAATAAGTTGTTCCCACTTCCTGAAATAATTGATCTTCTGCTTGATATGGGAACATGGGGAATGGGCACTCCGGTTGAAATTGAATTCGCCGTTAATATGTCTGTTGAAAAAGATATGCCGCGCGAATTCGGTTTACTTCAGATGAGACCGCTTGTAATCAGCCGTGAATCCGAAGAGTTAAACATTGAAGAACTTGATCAGAAAGATATGATCTGTGTAAGCAACCAGGTGCTTGGCAACGGAATCATCAGAGAAATATATGATGTTGTTTATGTTGATTATCATTCGTTTGACCGCGCACGCAGCCGGGATGTTGCAAGAGAAGTAAGCGCGTTCAATCAAAAATTAATTTCAGAAAATCGACCTTACCTGCTGATTGGCGTTGGCAGATGGGGCACTCTTGATCCGTGGCTTGGAATACCCGTTAACTGGGAACAGATAGCAGGAGCCAAAGCAATTATTGAAACAGGTTTTAAAGAAATGTCTGTTGAACCTTCACAAGGCTCGCACTTCTTTCAGAATATAACTTCATTTATGATCGGTTACTTTACAGTCAATGAACACAAACACCAGGGATTTATTAATTGGGATTGGCTGCTCAGTCAAACGCCTGTTGAAAGTAAAGAATTCACAAGAGTGCTGCGATTTGAAAAACCAATAACAATAAAAATGAATGCACATCAGAACAAAGGAATTATTTATAAACCGTAA
- a CDS encoding Glu/Leu/Phe/Val dehydrogenase, with protein MQSYNSFRVAQQQIIEAAKLLNLDEATIALLSLPQKECSFTIHVRMDSGKTKIFQAYRIQYNYSRGPAKGGIRFHPAETIDTIRALACWMTWKTAVLDLPLGGAKGGVCCDPKKMSERELENVSREYVRAIAPMIGVDIDVPAPDVYTNPQTMAWMMDEYETIIGHHHPGAFTDKPTQIGGTEGRRDATARGGVITVREACNKLGVDPSGKFAIQGFGNAGQRAALLHQEILGGGKLVAVSDSRGAIFNSDGFDALELVQHKLKTGSVLNFPGAKVIPHEQLLELDVDILYPAALENAIHEGNASKIKAKIICELANGPTTPEADIVLSKRGIHVIPDILASAGGVTVSYLEMVQDKYSFFWDEAYIHKIVDEKLTKAYHRVDEAVKEKHVHPRLGAMVVGVARVAEACKLRGWV; from the coding sequence ATGCAGTCATACAATTCTTTCAGAGTTGCACAGCAGCAGATAATTGAAGCGGCAAAATTATTGAATCTTGATGAAGCAACAATCGCTCTGCTTTCACTTCCGCAAAAGGAATGCAGTTTTACAATACACGTAAGAATGGACAGCGGTAAAACAAAAATCTTCCAGGCATACAGGATTCAGTATAACTATTCACGCGGACCCGCAAAGGGAGGGATACGTTTTCATCCTGCTGAAACTATTGATACCATACGCGCACTTGCCTGCTGGATGACATGGAAAACCGCTGTGCTGGATCTTCCACTTGGCGGTGCTAAGGGCGGCGTGTGCTGTGATCCTAAAAAAATGTCAGAGCGTGAACTTGAAAATGTTTCTAGAGAATATGTAAGAGCAATCGCACCCATGATAGGGGTTGATATCGATGTTCCCGCACCTGATGTTTATACCAACCCGCAAACAATGGCATGGATGATGGATGAATATGAAACGATTATCGGGCATCATCATCCCGGAGCTTTTACAGATAAGCCGACACAAATCGGCGGAACAGAAGGGCGTAGAGACGCGACTGCAAGAGGCGGAGTTATAACCGTAAGAGAAGCATGCAACAAACTTGGAGTGGATCCCTCAGGAAAATTTGCGATACAGGGATTTGGCAATGCCGGACAGCGTGCGGCGCTTCTTCACCAGGAAATTTTAGGCGGAGGAAAATTAGTTGCCGTCAGTGATTCACGCGGCGCAATATTTAATTCAGATGGATTCGATGCCCTGGAACTTGTTCAGCATAAACTTAAAACAGGTTCGGTTCTGAATTTTCCCGGCGCAAAGGTAATTCCGCACGAACAATTATTGGAACTTGATGTGGATATACTTTATCCTGCGGCACTTGAAAATGCTATCCACGAAGGCAACGCATCAAAAATAAAAGCAAAGATTATTTGTGAACTGGCAAACGGTCCAACGACACCTGAAGCTGATATTGTTTTAAGCAAAAGAGGAATTCATGTTATACCAGATATTCTTGCCAGCGCGGGCGGAGTAACAGTATCATACCTTGAAATGGTTCAGGATAAATATTCATTCTTCTGGGATGAAGCATACATTCACAAAATCGTTGATGAAAAACTTACCAAAGCGTATCACCGTGTTGATGAAGCGGTAAAAGAAAAACATGTTCATCCCCGTTTAGGCGCAATGGTAGTTGGTGTTGCCCGTGTTGCAGAAGCTTGTAAGCTAAGGGGATGGGTGTGA